The DNA window TGCCCCAAACAAATACCAAACGTTGGCACACCTGAGTTGATAATTGTTTTTACGGTAGCCATTTCTTCTTTCATCACAGAAGGGTCACCAGGGCCATTTGAAATCATAAAGCCATCTGGATTCCATTTCATCATTTCTTCGAAAGATGTTTTCATTGGAAATACTTGCAAATAGCATCCTCGCTCAACTAAAGATCTTAAAATATTTTTCTTAACACCAAAATCTGTAACGGCCACTTTATATTCTGAATTGGAATCCCCAACAAAATAAGGCTTTGAAGTACTCACTTTGGAAGACAATTCTAATCCTGCCATAGAAGGCACTTTTGCAAGCTTCTCCTTCAATACTGCTATATCCTGTGTTTCAGATGAAATAATGCAATTCATAGCACCTTTATCACGAATATAACGAACAATGGCACGGGTATCAACATCGGATATTGCCACGATATTGCCATTTTCAAAATAGTCTTTTAAAGAGCCATCCGAACGTTTACGAGAATGAAACTCATTGAATTGTTTGCATACCAAACCAGCAATTTTAATGGAATCTGACTCTACTTCATCTTTGTTCACGCCATAATTCCCAATATGTACATTGGTAGTAACGATAATTTGTCCGAAATAAGAAGGGTCTGTAAAAATCTCCTGATAGCCTGTCATACCGGTATTAAAGCAAATTTCTCCGGTAGCAATGCCAATTTTCCCTGCTGCTTTTCCGTAAAACACTTTACCATCTTCAAGTAATAAAATTGCGGGAGTTTTTGCTGTATATTTCATAGTTTAACTTTTACTCCTTCGCCTTCCTCAAGGAGAAGGTAAGGATGAGGTCCGGTCATAAAAAAAGGATAAAGCAAAATTACTTTATCCTTTTTAAGATTGAAAATATTAAATTAACAAATTATTCACTTTTTGCGTCGTCATCTGTTGATTCTTCAGATTTTCCAGTTGTTTTAGCTGTAGTATCTGTTGATTTCTTTTTACCACCACGTCTTGATGTTTTCGCTTTAGCAGGAGCTTTAGCCGCCAACATATTTTCGTTGAAGTCTACCAACTCGATAAAGCACATGTCAGCATTATCACCTAAACGTCCACCTGTTTTAAGGATACGAGTATATCCACCCGGACGGTCAGCAATCTTTGTAGAGATGTCTTTAAAAAGCATTTCAACCGCTTCTTTATTGCCTAAATAAGCAAAAACAGTACGTCTTGAATGTGTAGAATCCTCTTTTGATTTTGTTAAAATTGGCTCAACATACGTTCTTAATGCTTTCGCTTTAGCAAGAGTTGTGTTGATACGTTTATGTAGAATCAATGAACTTGCCATATTCGCTAACATCGCTTTGCGGTGAGCAGATTTTCTACCTAAATTATTTATTTTATCTCCGTGTCTCATTTTATTTTTTAGTATTGAGATGTAAGATGTGAGATGTGAGATAAAACTAAACGTCTCATATCTCTAATCTCAAATCTCTAATCTGTTTTTATTCTTTATCTAATTTATATTTTGCTAAGTTCATTCCAAAAGTCAAGCCTTTGTTTGCAACTAAATCTTCCAATTCGGTAAGTGATTTTTTACCAAAATTTCTGAATTTTAAAAGATCGTGTTTTGCAAAAGATACTAAATCAGCTAACGTTTCAACATCTGCAGCTTTTAAGCAATTTAAAGCACGAACAGATAAATCCATATCAACTAATTTCGTTTTAAGCAACTGACGCATGTGCAATGATGTTTCATCAAACTCTTCAGTAGCCATTTTCTCTTCGGTATCTAAAGTGATACGCTCATCAGAGAATAACATGAAGTGATGAATTAAAATTTTAGCCGCTTCTTTCAACGCTTCTTTCGGGTGAATAGATCCGTCAGTTGTAATATTCATAATCAACTTCTCGTAATCTGTTTTTTGCTCCACACGGAAGTTCTCGATGCTGTATTGAACATTTTTGATTGGCGTGTAAATTGAGTCAATTGGAATTAAACCGGCAGACGCATTTACAGGCTTGTTCTCTTCAGCTGGAACATAACCACGACCTTTATCAATGGTTAATTCTAATTTCAACTTAACAGTTGGTTCCATGTTACAGATAACTAAATCTGAATTTAATACTTGGAAACCTGAAGTAAATTTACCGATATCGCCTGCAGTCAACTGAGTTTTACCAGTAACAGTAACAGTGATTTTTTCAAAATCAGTAGTTTCGATTTGTTTTTTGAAACGAACTTGTTTTAAGTTCAAAATAATTTCAGTAATATCTTCAGCAACACCTTTAAGTGTAGAAAACTCGTGATCAACGCCTTCGATTTTGATAGTAGTGATCGCATGACCTTCTAAAGAAGACAATAAAATTCTTCTTAAAGCATTACCAACAGTAATACCATAACCAGGCTCTAGTGGACGGAACTCAAATTGACCTTCCGTTTCACTTGAGTTAATCATAATCACCTTATCAGGTTTTTGAAAAGCTAAAATTGCCATGTGTTATATTTTATTAAGTTAATTACTATTTTAATTTGTCTAATAACAGATAATACTATCGTTATAAGTGCTCTAGGATTATTTAGAGTACAACTCGACAATTAGTTGTTCTTTAATATTCTCAGGGATTTGAACTCTTTCAGGAACTGAAATGAATTTTCCAGTCATTGTAGATTTATCAAAATCCATCCAAGGATAAGAGTTAGTAGCACCAGCAACACTGTTGTTGATTACCTCTAACGTTTTTGAGCGCTCACGAACTGCAATAACATCACCTGCTTTCAAAATGTAAGAAGGGATATTTACCACATTACCATTTACAGTGATGTGACGGTGACCAACCAATTGGCGAGCCCCACTACGAGTAGGTGCAATCCCCATACGATAAACAACGTTATCAATACGAGATTCGATTAATTGTAACAACACTTCACCTGTAACACCATGTGCACGCTGTGCCATTGTATAAATTTTAGCAAACTGACGCTCTAAAATACCGTATGTATATTTTGCTTTTTGTTTTTCTTGTAACTGAACAGCATATTCCGATTGTTTAGCACGTTTTTTTGACAAACCGTGTTGTCCCGGAGGGTAGTTCTTTTTTTCTAAAACTTTATCAGGACCAAAAATTGGTTCTTTGAACTTTCTTGCTATTCTTGACTTAGGGCCGATGTATCTTGCCATTGTATTTTTTTATTTTTTAAATTCTATTGTTACTTTATTAAAGTCTTTGACTTTTTACTTTTGTCTTTTGACTTAATATTATACTCTTCTACGTTTTGGAGGACGGCAACCGTTGTGAGGAATTGGTGTAATATCCATAATTTCCGTAACTTCTATTCCAGCACCGGCTAAAGTACGGATAGCAGATTCACGGCCTGCACCAGGTCCTTTTACGAATACTTTTACTTTTCTCAAACCAGAATCGTGTGCAACTTTAGCACAATCCTGAGCAGCTAATTGAGCAGCATAAGGTGTATTTTTTTTAGATCCACGGAATCCCATTTTACCAGCACTTGACCAAGAAATAACTTGTCCGCTTAAGTTTGTTAATGAGATAATAATGTTGTTAAATGTTGCATTAATGTGAGCTTCGCCCACTGCATCTACTTTTACAACTCTTTTCTTTGCTGCAGCTTTTGCTGTAGTTGTTGTTTGGTTTGTTTTAGCCATTTTTTGTTTTTATGATCGTTAACAGTTACGTTAACCATTTATTAATTTACTTTTCCTTATCCTTCCTCTACTGAGGGGTGGGATAGTTTATTATTTAGTTACTTTTTTCTTGTTAGCAACTGTTTTACGCTTACCTTTTCTAGTACGTGCGTTATTTTTAGTTGTTTGACCACGAACTGGTAAACCAACACGATGACGAATCCCTCTGTATGCACCAATATCCATCAAACGTTTGATGTTCAATTGAACTTCAGAACGCAAAGCACCTTCTAATTTATATTTATCAGTTAAGATGGTACGGATTGCAGTTAATTGTGCATCGTTCCAATCTTGAACTTTGATATTCCAATCAATACCAGCTTCTGTTAATACTTTTTGAGCAGTACTGCGGCCTATCCCGTAGATATAAGTTAAACCGATTTCTCCTCTTTTGTTGTTTGGTAAGTCAATACCTGCAATTCTAGCCATTGTTTTATTTTAGTTTAATGTTTGAAAGTTTAAAGCTTAAAGTTATGGGTAATCCAACTTTTCAACTTTGAACTTTGAACTTATTTTTATCCTTGTCTTTGTTTAAATTTAGGATTCTTTTTGTTGATTACATACAAAACGCCCTTTCTGCGAACGATTTTGCAGTCAACACTTCTTTTTTTAATTGATGTTCTAACTTTCATTTTTACTAATTTTTATTTGTATCTGTATGAAATTCTTCCTTTTGTTAAATCGTACGGTGACATTTCAATTTTCACTTTATCACCATTTAATATTTTTATATAGTGCATTCGCATCTTCCCTGAAATGTGAGCTGTAATCACATGTCCATTTTCGAGCTCAACACGAAACATTGCATTTGACAATGCTTCCAAAATTGTTCCATCCTGCTCAATTGACGCTTGTTTAGCCATACTTAATTAATTTTAGATCTATTGTAATTTTTTATTTAACGATTCTTAAAAACTACTATGTTACAAATTCTAAAATTTTGTTTTTATTTTTTATTTAAAACCTCTTCTACAAATTCAAAGCTTGATAAAATATCAGCTTTGTTCTTTCCTATTGCAATGGTATGCTCAAAATGTGCTGAAGGCATATTATCTGCAGTAGTGATGGTCCAACCATCATTGTGTTGTCTGATTGCTTTCTTTCCCATATTAATCATAGGTTCAATCGCAATTACTAACCCTTCCTGTAACTTTAACCCTGTACCTTTTTTACCATAATTAGGAACTTCAGGCGCCTCATGTAAGCTTTGTCCAACACCATGCCCAACAAGTTCTCTGACTACAGAAAAACCATTTATTTCAGCATTTACTTGAACTGCATCAC is part of the Bacteroidota bacterium genome and encodes:
- the carA gene encoding glutamine-hydrolyzing carbamoyl-phosphate synthase small subunit is translated as MKYTAKTPAILLLEDGKVFYGKAAGKIGIATGEICFNTGMTGYQEIFTDPSYFGQIIVTTNVHIGNYGVNKDEVESDSIKIAGLVCKQFNEFHSRKRSDGSLKDYFENGNIVAISDVDTRAIVRYIRDKGAMNCIISSETQDIAVLKEKLAKVPSMAGLELSSKVSTSKPYFVGDSNSEYKVAVTDFGVKKNILRSLVERGCYLQVFPMKTSFEEMMKWNPDGFMISNGPGDPSVMKEEMATVKTIINSGVPTFGICLGHQLIAEASGISTFKMHKGHRGINHPVKNIITGKSEITSQNHGFGVKAEDVAKIKNMEVTHINLNDNTIEGLRYTDRNVFSVQYHPEACPGPYDARYLFDDFITMIASVKKKEKKAVTA
- the rplQ gene encoding 50S ribosomal protein L17: MRHGDKINNLGRKSAHRKAMLANMASSLILHKRINTTLAKAKALRTYVEPILTKSKEDSTHSRRTVFAYLGNKEAVEMLFKDISTKIADRPGGYTRILKTGGRLGDNADMCFIELVDFNENMLAAKAPAKAKTSRRGGKKKSTDTTAKTTGKSEESTDDDAKSE
- a CDS encoding DNA-directed RNA polymerase subunit alpha encodes the protein MAILAFQKPDKVIMINSSETEGQFEFRPLEPGYGITVGNALRRILLSSLEGHAITTIKIEGVDHEFSTLKGVAEDITEIILNLKQVRFKKQIETTDFEKITVTVTGKTQLTAGDIGKFTSGFQVLNSDLVICNMEPTVKLKLELTIDKGRGYVPAEENKPVNASAGLIPIDSIYTPIKNVQYSIENFRVEQKTDYEKLIMNITTDGSIHPKEALKEAAKILIHHFMLFSDERITLDTEEKMATEEFDETSLHMRQLLKTKLVDMDLSVRALNCLKAADVETLADLVSFAKHDLLKFRNFGKKSLTELEDLVANKGLTFGMNLAKYKLDKE
- the rpsD gene encoding 30S ribosomal protein S4, with the translated sequence MARYIGPKSRIARKFKEPIFGPDKVLEKKNYPPGQHGLSKKRAKQSEYAVQLQEKQKAKYTYGILERQFAKIYTMAQRAHGVTGEVLLQLIESRIDNVVYRMGIAPTRSGARQLVGHRHITVNGNVVNIPSYILKAGDVIAVRERSKTLEVINNSVAGATNSYPWMDFDKSTMTGKFISVPERVQIPENIKEQLIVELYSK
- the rpsK gene encoding 30S ribosomal protein S11, with the translated sequence MAKTNQTTTTAKAAAKKRVVKVDAVGEAHINATFNNIIISLTNLSGQVISWSSAGKMGFRGSKKNTPYAAQLAAQDCAKVAHDSGLRKVKVFVKGPGAGRESAIRTLAGAGIEVTEIMDITPIPHNGCRPPKRRRV
- the rpsM gene encoding 30S ribosomal protein S13 produces the protein MARIAGIDLPNNKRGEIGLTYIYGIGRSTAQKVLTEAGIDWNIKVQDWNDAQLTAIRTILTDKYKLEGALRSEVQLNIKRLMDIGAYRGIRHRVGLPVRGQTTKNNARTRKGKRKTVANKKKVTK
- the rpmJ gene encoding 50S ribosomal protein L36 produces the protein MKVRTSIKKRSVDCKIVRRKGVLYVINKKNPKFKQRQG
- the infA gene encoding translation initiation factor IF-1, giving the protein MAKQASIEQDGTILEALSNAMFRVELENGHVITAHISGKMRMHYIKILNGDKVKIEMSPYDLTKGRISYRYK